The stretch of DNA GCCAGTGCGGCATCCCGGCGAGCGGCCCGTCGCGCAGGGGCTTGTCCCGAGCGCCATCGGCGGCCGGGGCCGGGCCGGTCGCCGTATGGCCGATCACCGCGAAGGTGTCGTAGACCTTCTTGCCGTCGTCCGAGCCGTCATAAACCTTGACCGAGACGGTCGACTGACCCGCCCGCGCCGCGTCGATCAGCCGGCGCATGTGCTCGCTCGGGAACAGCACCGGCCCCGCCACGGTGAACGGCTTGGGGCCACCCTTCAGCTTCACCGTGAGGGCATCGCCCTGCTCGGAGGCGGTCCCATCCACGGGGGCGGCGGCTTGGTTGTTGGTGAGCGTCGTCGTCTTGAACCGGAATTCGCGGCCCTCGCCGCCCTCGAAGGTGGTGCTTCGCATGTCGGACAGGCGCGTGCCGGACTCGCCGGAGGAGAGTTCCGTCACCTGGCGGGTCAGCATCGTGTAGCCGCGGCAGGCATCGCCCCGGAAATCGATGACGATGCGCCCGCGGGCGCTTTCCACCGAGCGGGTGCCGCTGCCCTCGGCGAGCGACAGGTCGTAGACCGCGCGATGGTTGGCCAGCACGATCGCGGGGGCCGCGGTCGGCGCCCCGGGCGCGGGGGGCTCGGAGACGGCGGGGGCCGCCTGCGCGCCCCACGCGGAGACGAGAAGGCCGGCCGTCAGGAGTCGGGAGAAGCGCAGGCGCATGGACAACCTCGGTTCGGTCCGCCGCAGATAGCAGGCTCAGGGAATCGGGCAATGCTTGGGTGACGGCGCATCCGGCGATCCACGCCGTCATTGCGGGGCACCGCAGGCGAGCCCGGAACCCGGAACCACCCTCGGTGTAGATGCTTGCCGCGTCGGCGGCTCCGGATGGCCCGCCTCCGGCGTTCACCTCCGCGTCCGGGCTCCGCTGCGCGGCTCCGAGATGACTGCGGGGACAGCCGTCCGGTTCAGGCTTGCCTATCGGTAGCCCTCCGCCTGCAGGGTGAACAACTCGGCGTAGCGGCCGCCCCGCGCCATCAGGGCGGCGTGGCTGCCCTCCTCCAGGAGCCGGCCGCCCTCCAGGACCAGGATCCGGTCGGCCATGCGCACCGTCGAAAAGCGGTGCGAGATCAGCACGGCCGTCCGCCCGGCCGACAATTCCCGGAACCGCGCGAAGACGTCGTGCTCGGCCTGGGCGTCGAGGGCAGCGGTCGGCTCGTCGAGGATCAGGATCTCGGCCTCCCGCATATAGGCCCGGGACAGCGCGACCTTCTGCCACTCACCCCCGGAGAGGTCGAGGCCGCCGGCGAAGCGCTTGCCGAGCGGCTGGGCGTAGCCCTCGGGCAGGCGCTCGATCACCGGGGCGGCGAGCCCTCTGGCCGCCGCGACCGCGATCCGGTCCGCGTCCGCTGCGGCCTCGATCCGGCCGACCGCGACGTTCTCGCCCGCGGTCAGGTCGAAGCGGACGAAATCCTGGAAGATCGCCCCGATCCGCGCCCGAAGGTCGTCGAGGTCGTAGGCCTGGAGCGGCACGCCGTCGAGGAGGACGCGGCCCTCGTGGGGGTCGTAGAGCCGGGTCATCAGCTTGACGATCGTGGTCTTGCCGGCGCCGTTGCCGCCGACCAGCGCCACGGTCTCGCCGGCGCGGATCGCGAAGGAGAGGCCGCGCAGCGCCCAGGTCTGCGTGCCGGGGTAGCGGTAGCCGACATCCTCGAAGACCAGCCCGTCCCGGATCGGGCTCGGGACCGGGACGGGCCGCGCGGGCGCGCGGATCTGTGGCCGGATCGCGAAGAAGGAGTAGAAGTCGTCGAGGTACTGGGCCTGGCCGGTGATCTGGGTGAAGCCGAGGAGCAGCCCCTCGATGCCGCCGCGCAGGCGCTGGAACGCGCCGGCCAGGAAGGCGAGGTCGCCCACCGAGAAGGATCCCGCCACCGTCCGCCAGACGATCACCGCATAGGCCGCGTAATAGGCGAGCGTGCCGAGGCTCGCGAAGGCGAAGCCCCAGCCGGCGCGGGCCGTGGCGAGGCTGCGGTTCTCGGCCAGCAGACGGCGCGCCACCGTCGCGTAGAGGTCAGTCACATAGCCCGAGAGGCCGAAGAGCTTGACCTCCTTGGCGGTCTCGACGCTGGCACCGAGATAGCGGAGGTAGTCGAGCCTTCGCCGCTCCGGGCTGCGCAACCAGGCCAGCCGGTAGCCGGCCTTGGTGAAGTGCCACTCGTTGAGCAGAGCCGGGACCAGGGCCAGGGCGATCAGCACCACGAGCCAGGGGGTGAAGGCCGCCACACCCGCCGCCAGGGAGGCCAGGGTGACGAGCGCTTGGACCTGCCCGAGCACCGTCCCGATGAGGCCGGTCCGGCCGCTGACCTGCCGGCGCGCCCGTTCGAGCCGGTCCTGCTGGGCGCTGTCCTCGAACTGCGCGAGGTCGAGGGCGGCGGCATGCGCCATCAGCCGCAGGGAGGCCGCGTTGGCGTAGCGGTCGCCGATCAGGGTCTCGGTCAGGTTCGAGAGCCGGCCGGTGAGGTCCGAGACCAGGGCGAGGCCGAGTTCGGCCGCCACCAGACCGGCAAGCCGGGCCCGACCGGGATCGGCGAGCCAGTCCGAGAGCCCCGCTCCCGGCGCTGGACGCGCATGCTCGGCCACGATCCCGTCGAGGATCAGTTTGGCGAGGTACAGGGTCAGGATCGGCAGGCAGGCCGCCACGAGCCGCAAGGCAAGGCTTGCGGCGAAGAGGCGGGGACTGGCCGCAGCAATCTCGCGGAACAGCGCAGGCAGGTAGCCCAGGGCCCCCAGACGCGCATTCTGGCGCTCGCCCGGGCGGGAAGCCGGGCTGACGGTCATCGCCGCACGATCCCACGCTGAAGAGACGCCGCCAGTTGGCCGAAAGGCGAAGAAAGCATAAGCTGTAGCATTATCTAGACTTAAATCTCGTCGAGTTGTGCGTGCTCAGCGGTCCTGCAATCCTGAGAATTTCGGTCTTACTCATTATCGCCGGCCTGCTCGCCGCGGTGGTGCAGTTCCTGTTGCCGAGCCCGGCGCCCGAGCCGGAATCCCGGGCTGCCTCGCCGTCCGCATCCGCGTCCAAGCCTGCCCCGGTGGCCGAGGCGCCGGCCGCGGTTCAGCGCGGCGAGCCGCTGTCCCCGCCGACCGCGTCGGCCGAGCCTGGCCGGGAGACGCCCGCCCTGCCCAGGACCACCGTGGCGCCCGCCGCGCCGCCCCAGATGCCGTCTGACGCCCTCGCCTTCCCGTCCGATCCGGCCGCACCGCCGGAGGCGCAGCCGCAGGGGCCAGAATCCGCGGGCCAGGCCGAGATCGACCGGGCCGAGGACAATGCCGGGCCTCGGGCCGTGGCTGTGGTCGACCTGAACACCGCTTCGGTGGCGGATCTCAACCGCCTGCGAGGCGGCGGCGCCATCGGCCGGGCGATCGTCGCCAAGCGTCCCTACGCGTCGGTGGACCAGCTTCTCTCGAAGCGGGTGCTCAGCCGGTCGGTCTACGAGCGGATCCGGGATCAGGTCACGGTGCGGTGAGGCCGGTCCTCGACCCGGATCGACAATGCGCCGACTTCATCCTGGGTCCGCGCGGCGGGCCTTAGGATCCAGACCCGCCGACGCATCAAGATTCCGCGCCGACGGGCATCATCGGTCGGCCGCACGGATCCGGGTTCGCCCGCGGTGATCTTGAGCGACGGCGCGGCTCCGGCGCAGCGCCCTCAGAGCGTCGTCCCGAAGATCTCCGCCACCTGCGGGATGTCCTTGTCGCCGCGGCCCGACATGTTGAGCACCATCAGGTGCTCGGCCGGGCGCTGGGGCGCGAGGTCCAGGATCTTGGACAGGGCGTGGGCCGGCTCCAGGGCGGGGATGATTCCCTCCAGCATCGAGCAGAGCTTGAACGCCTCCAGCGTCTCGGTATCGGTCGCCGACAGGTAGGTGACCCGGCCCATCTCGTGCAGCCACGCGTGCTCGGGGCCGATGCCCGGATAGTCGAGGCCCGCGGAGATCGAGTGCGCGTCGGCGATCTGGCCGTCCCCGTCCATCAGCAGGTAGGTGCGGTTGCCGTGCAGCACGCCGGGCCGACCGCCGGTGAGCGAGGCCGCATGCAGGCCGGACTGGACGCCGTGGCCCGCGGCCTCGACGCCGAAGATCTCGACCTCGCGGTCGTCCAGGAACGGGTGGAACAGCCCCATGGCGTTCGAGCCGCCGCCGATGCAGGCGATGAGGGAATCCGGGAGCCGGCCCTCCTGGGCGAGCATCTGCTCGCGGGTCTCGCGGCCGATCACCGACTGAAAGTCGCGGACCATGGCCGGGTACGGGTGCGGGCCCGCCACCGTGCCGATGCAGTAGAACGTGTCGGCGACGTTGGTGACCCAGTCGCGCAGCGCCTCGTTCATCGCGTCCTTGAGGGTCTTGGTGCCGGATTCCACCGGAATCACCTCGGCGCCGAGCATCTTCATGCGGAAGACGTTGGGCGCCTGCCGGGCGACGTCGACCGCGCCCATGTAGACGACGCATTTGAGGCCGAAGCGCGCGCAGAGCGTCGCGGTGGCGACGCCGTGCTGGCCGGCGCCGGTCTCGGCGATGATCCGCGGCTTGCCCATGCGGCGGGCCAGCAGGATCTGGCCCAGCACGTTGTTCACCTTGTGGGAGCCGGTATGGTTCAGCTCCTCGCGCTTGAAGTAGACCTTGGCCCCCTGCCCCGCCGGCGCCTTGGCGCGCAGGTGCTCGGTGAGGCGCTCGGCGTAGTAGAGCGGGCTCGGCCGGCCGATATAGTGGGTGCCGTAGCTCTCCATCTCGGCCTGGAAGGTCGGGTCCGTCTTGGCGGTCTCGTAGGCCGCCTCCAGCTCGAGGATCAGCGGCATCAGCGTCTCGGCGACGAAGCGGCCGCCGAAGATGCCGAAGCGGCCGCGCTCGTCGGGGCCGGTGCGGAAGGAGTTGGGCTCGGGGGCGATGGTCACGGGACGGATCCTGCGCGCGAGGGGCGATCGGTTGCCGGGTGCCTAGACCCATGCGGCCGCCGCCGCAATGCGGCTTGCCGACCGGGTAACCGGATCGGGTGCCGGGGCGAACAGGCTGTCAGCATCCGCCAGGAGCCGGCAAATGGCCGGCAAGGAGGTCAGCATGGCTCTGCGCGATACGTTTCGCTCCCTCTCCCGCCCGGTCCTGGGGGCGGGTCTCGGGCTCGGCCTCGCGGCGGCCGTCCTGCTCCCCCGGCTTCCGGCCTTCGCCGAGGAGGCACCCCGGCGCCTGCCGGAGGCCGTGACCCGCTCCGCCGAGCCGGCGGGGCCGCACGTGGCCGCCTTCGCCGGCGGCTGCTTCTGGGGCGTGCAGGGGGTGTTCCAGCACGTCCGCGGGGTGACGAGCGCGGTGTCGGGCTATGCCGGCGGCACAAGCGCAGAGGCCGATTACCGGACAGTGAGCGGCGGCGGCACGGGCCATGCCGAGGCCGTTTCCGTCACTTACGACCCGGGCCTGATCCGCTACGACGAGCTCCTGCGGATCTTCTTCTCGGTGGCGCTGGACCCGACCCAGGTGGATCGTCAGGGGCCCGATGCCGGGCGCCAGTACCGCTCGGCCCTGTTCCCGCAGGATGCCGAGCAGGCGCAGGTGGCCCGGGCCTACATCGCCCAGCTCGACGCGGCCAAGGCCTACGCGCGGCCGGTCGCCACCCGGATCGAGCCGGGCGCCGCGTTCTACCCGGCCGAGGGCTACCACCAGGACTTCATGGCCCTGCACCCCGGCCACCCGTACATCGCCGTCAACGACGCGCCCAAGCTCGAGGCGCTGCGGGTTCTGTTCCCGGAAAGGACCGTACCGCAGCCGGTCCTGGTCAACCGCCCGCCGGCGTGAGGCTGAGCGGCTGACATCCAGGCAAATTTGTCTGTCCGGGGCCGCGAAGCGGAGCCCCGGAAACCAGAACCCCCGACGTGCCGGGAACCTACACCGACGGCGGCTCTGGATTGCCCGCCCCGGCGGATCCCGTCGGGGCTGGGCTCGCCTGCGGCGGCCCGGAAAGACGGGGTGGCTTATCCGGCCGACGGGGCGTTTGCCAAAGGGGATGGCGTGCGCGGCCTTCCCCTACTCCTCCGGCGGCCGCGGCCGGCCGAAATCCGGAGCCGCGGTCTCCTGGCCCTGCGCCACGATGCTGCGCCGGATCGCCCGGGTGCGGGTGAACATCGCGTG from Methylobacterium sp. PvR107 encodes:
- the trpB gene encoding tryptophan synthase subunit beta, with protein sequence MTIAPEPNSFRTGPDERGRFGIFGGRFVAETLMPLILELEAAYETAKTDPTFQAEMESYGTHYIGRPSPLYYAERLTEHLRAKAPAGQGAKVYFKREELNHTGSHKVNNVLGQILLARRMGKPRIIAETGAGQHGVATATLCARFGLKCVVYMGAVDVARQAPNVFRMKMLGAEVIPVESGTKTLKDAMNEALRDWVTNVADTFYCIGTVAGPHPYPAMVRDFQSVIGRETREQMLAQEGRLPDSLIACIGGGSNAMGLFHPFLDDREVEIFGVEAAGHGVQSGLHAASLTGGRPGVLHGNRTYLLMDGDGQIADAHSISAGLDYPGIGPEHAWLHEMGRVTYLSATDTETLEAFKLCSMLEGIIPALEPAHALSKILDLAPQRPAEHLMVLNMSGRGDKDIPQVAEIFGTTL
- a CDS encoding helix-hairpin-helix domain-containing protein translates to MLSGPAILRISVLLIIAGLLAAVVQFLLPSPAPEPESRAASPSASASKPAPVAEAPAAVQRGEPLSPPTASAEPGRETPALPRTTVAPAAPPQMPSDALAFPSDPAAPPEAQPQGPESAGQAEIDRAEDNAGPRAVAVVDLNTASVADLNRLRGGGAIGRAIVAKRPYASVDQLLSKRVLSRSVYERIRDQVTVR
- a CDS encoding ABC transporter ATP-binding protein, with amino-acid sequence MTVSPASRPGERQNARLGALGYLPALFREIAAASPRLFAASLALRLVAACLPILTLYLAKLILDGIVAEHARPAPGAGLSDWLADPGRARLAGLVAAELGLALVSDLTGRLSNLTETLIGDRYANAASLRLMAHAAALDLAQFEDSAQQDRLERARRQVSGRTGLIGTVLGQVQALVTLASLAAGVAAFTPWLVVLIALALVPALLNEWHFTKAGYRLAWLRSPERRRLDYLRYLGASVETAKEVKLFGLSGYVTDLYATVARRLLAENRSLATARAGWGFAFASLGTLAYYAAYAVIVWRTVAGSFSVGDLAFLAGAFQRLRGGIEGLLLGFTQITGQAQYLDDFYSFFAIRPQIRAPARPVPVPSPIRDGLVFEDVGYRYPGTQTWALRGLSFAIRAGETVALVGGNGAGKTTIVKLMTRLYDPHEGRVLLDGVPLQAYDLDDLRARIGAIFQDFVRFDLTAGENVAVGRIEAAADADRIAVAAARGLAAPVIERLPEGYAQPLGKRFAGGLDLSGGEWQKVALSRAYMREAEILILDEPTAALDAQAEHDVFARFRELSAGRTAVLISHRFSTVRMADRILVLEGGRLLEEGSHAALMARGGRYAELFTLQAEGYR
- a CDS encoding cell envelope integrity EipB family protein; translation: MRLRFSRLLTAGLLVSAWGAQAAPAVSEPPAPGAPTAAPAIVLANHRAVYDLSLAEGSGTRSVESARGRIVIDFRGDACRGYTMLTRQVTELSSGESGTRLSDMRSTTFEGGEGREFRFKTTTLTNNQAAAPVDGTASEQGDALTVKLKGGPKPFTVAGPVLFPSEHMRRLIDAARAGQSTVSVKVYDGSDDGKKVYDTFAVIGHTATGPAPAADGARDKPLRDGPLAGMPHWPVRLSYYTEGAGERTPIYTLGFDLYENGVSGALKLDYGDFAIRGDMTALDIDAKAGRGDKDSGKGCTP
- the msrA gene encoding peptide-methionine (S)-S-oxide reductase MsrA; translation: MALRDTFRSLSRPVLGAGLGLGLAAAVLLPRLPAFAEEAPRRLPEAVTRSAEPAGPHVAAFAGGCFWGVQGVFQHVRGVTSAVSGYAGGTSAEADYRTVSGGGTGHAEAVSVTYDPGLIRYDELLRIFFSVALDPTQVDRQGPDAGRQYRSALFPQDAEQAQVARAYIAQLDAAKAYARPVATRIEPGAAFYPAEGYHQDFMALHPGHPYIAVNDAPKLEALRVLFPERTVPQPVLVNRPPA